One window from the genome of Nitrospira sp. encodes:
- a CDS encoding Stp1/IreP family PP2C-type Ser/Thr phosphatase, protein MHSLYVTHGATSDVGLTRAHNEDRFHADPSAGLFVVCDGMGGHRAGEVASSRVIDIIPRHLAEAGADPSLPLIGAVRPEFSSATNRLASAVRLANHKVHQEAARHAEYAGMGTTVVAAWLVGPILSIAHVGDSRLYLIRGNALQLLTTDHSLVQEQVQSGLLTAHDATRAPHKHVLTRAVGVHPLVEVELGELPVLDGDMFLLCSDGLTAGVSADTILRAVQESSDPQTVSDRLIALSNAAGGTDNTTVIVAMLRQRKPGMWYRMCAQLFSAPTTESS, encoded by the coding sequence ATGCACTCCTTGTACGTGACACATGGAGCGACCTCCGACGTCGGGTTGACCCGCGCGCACAACGAAGATCGCTTTCATGCCGATCCCTCCGCCGGTCTCTTTGTGGTCTGTGACGGAATGGGTGGCCACCGTGCAGGAGAGGTCGCCAGCAGCCGCGTCATCGACATCATTCCACGCCACCTGGCGGAGGCCGGAGCCGACCCGTCTCTCCCCCTGATCGGCGCCGTACGACCGGAGTTCTCATCCGCCACCAACCGGCTGGCGAGCGCCGTCCGGCTGGCCAATCACAAGGTGCATCAGGAGGCGGCGCGTCATGCCGAATACGCCGGCATGGGCACCACGGTCGTGGCGGCCTGGCTGGTCGGGCCGATCCTCTCGATCGCCCACGTGGGCGACAGTCGCCTCTATTTGATCCGCGGCAATGCGCTGCAACTCCTGACGACAGACCATTCTCTGGTCCAGGAGCAGGTGCAGTCCGGACTGCTGACCGCCCATGACGCGACGCGCGCACCGCACAAGCATGTGTTGACCCGCGCCGTCGGCGTGCATCCTCTGGTGGAGGTCGAGCTGGGAGAACTCCCCGTGTTGGACGGCGATATGTTCCTCCTCTGCTCCGACGGCCTGACCGCCGGCGTTTCGGCCGACACGATCCTCCGCGCCGTGCAGGAGTCTTCCGATCCACAAACCGTCTCCGACCGTCTCATCGCCCTGTCGAATGCCGCCGGGGGCACCGACAATACGACCGTCATCGTGGCGATGCTCAGG